Part of the Virgibacillus natechei genome is shown below.
ATTATGGGATAAGTCGTAAGCTAGAAGAGCTGGAAATTAGGTATCATTCCACAATAGAGGTATCAGAAGAGGCAAACAAGGAGAAAATAGAAAAGATATACTTATCAAAATTTCATGAAATAGAAGAAAAGGAAATAGAAAGAGGTACAACCTTAATCGGGCCACATCGAGATGATTTAATTTTTTACGTAAATAATAAAGATGTTCAGGTTTATGGTTCCCAAGGTCAACAGCGAACAACTGCTTTATCCGTAAAACTGGCAGAGATAGAGCTTATTAATAATGAGGTTGGTGAATACCCTGTTCTACTTCTTGATGATGTATTAAGTGAACTCGATCAATATAGGCAATCGCATTTATTAAATACGATTCAGGGTAAAGTTCAGACCTTTGTATCTACTACCAGTGTCGACGGAATTAATCATGAAACATTGAAAAATGCAGAACTGTTTCACGTAAAAGGTGGAACAATAGATAGATAAAGGGGGGTCAGCCTATGTTCATTCATATAGGAGATGATAATGTCATTCAATCTTCTGATGTTGTAGCGATAGTTGATTATAATTTAATCTCTTCATCTTCCATTATGGAAGAAATGATGACAGAATCGAATAAGCAAAAAAAAGTTGTTGGGCCAATGGTTGAAGCTAAATCGGTCATGATTACACATG
Proteins encoded:
- the remB gene encoding extracellular matrix regulator RemB, which translates into the protein MFIHIGDDNVIQSSDVVAIVDYNLISSSSIMEEMMTESNKQKKVVGPMVEAKSVMITHEIIYYSTLSVATLKKRASMISTISKLDDFSDEIE